Proteins from a genomic interval of Heteronotia binoei isolate CCM8104 ecotype False Entrance Well chromosome 5, APGP_CSIRO_Hbin_v1, whole genome shotgun sequence:
- the THOC7 gene encoding THO complex subunit 7 homolog has protein sequence MGAVTDDEVIRKRLLIDGDGAGDDRRINLLVKSFIKWCNSGSQEEGYTQYQRMLSTLSQCEFSMGKTLLVYDMNLREMENYEKIYKDIENNIAAAHEKIAKCKKQILQAKRIRKNRQEYDALAKVIQHHPDRHETLKQLEALGKELQHLSHIKENVEDKLELRRKQFHVLLSTIHELQQTLENDEKLSEAEESSDNPMAVEDKQ, from the exons ATGAAGTTATTCGCAAGCGACTTTTGATTGATGGAGATGGTGCGGGTGATGACAGACGGATAAATTTGTTGGTGAAGAGCTTTATCAAGTGGTGCAATTCTGGATCTCAAGAAGAAGG CTATACCCAGTACCAGCGCATGCTGAGCACTCTGTCACAGTGTGAATTTTCAATGGGAAAAACTTTACTTGTGTATGATATGAACCTCAGAGAAATGGAAAATTATGAAAAAATCTACAAAGACATAG AAAATAACATAGCTGCAGCACATGAAAAAATTGCTAAGTGCAAAAAGCAGATTCTTCAAGCAAAAAGAATACGAAAAAATCGCCAAG AATATGATGCCTTGGCTAAAGTAATACAGCATCATCCAGATCGGCATGAAACACTGAA GCAGTTAGAAGCTCTAGGAAAAGAACTTCAGCATCTTTCTCACATTAAAGAAAATGTTGAAGATAAA TTGGAGCTGAGACGAAAGCAGTTTCATGTCCTTTTGAGCACCATCCATGAACTTCAGCAGACACTGGAAA ATGATGAAAAGCTTTCAGAAGCAGAAGAATCCTCAGACAATCCAATGGCGGTGGAAGATAAACAGTAG